TCAGCACGTCAAGTGCGTGTGCAGCGCGGGCGTCTGCCTCAATTCCGAGCGGGCACGGGTCGATGAGGACAAGACGAAGAAAATTAAAGTTCTTCATCACCCGCGCGGCAAACCCGACATTTCCCTCGTAGAGAGGAGCGACAAGCACGATGTCAATGTCAGGCATAAAAAAATTACTGGACCGCGTCCACGGTCGCTTTCAGGACAGAGGCGCCCTGGTCATACACCGCGTTGCCCACGACAATCGTATCGGCATACTTTGACATCTGCGCCGCTTTCTCGGCAGAATTGATCCCGCCGCCGTAATAGAGGATGGACCTGTCGAGCGCGTCCGATGCCGCCTTCACCAAGTCCGGGTTGCCGTACGTCCCGCTGTATTCGATATACACAATCGGGAAATGGAAATAATGGTCAGCGATGGTCGTATATGCTGCGACCTCTTCGGATTTGAGGTTACAGTTGGATTTTGTCACCCTGCCGACCGATGAGTCCGGGTTGAGCACGATATAGGCTTCCGGCACAATCCGTTCCCATGGCACCTGCTGTTTTTGCTGCTGTACCCATATCCGGTGCTTGCCGACAATCCACTGCACATCGGTAGTATTCATTACGCTAGGTAAAAAGACATAATCGATCCCCTGGACAAGCACAGCTTCCGGGCCTGCCGGTTCCATGACGAGCGGCAGGGAATACGCTTTTACCTGCTTTAAGAGGGCAGACAGGTTTTCCTGCGTCACGTTCAGGGTGCCTGAGAGCATGAGGGCATCGGTCCCGCTTGCAGCGATCGCATCGATATCACCGGGCTTTAACTGTTTGTCAGGATCGAGTTTGGTCACGTGCACCCAGTCTTTCCATTTCATGACAATCACCAGTACTTTTGCTGCGGATCCCAATAAACCGCGCTCATCACCATACAACAAACCCTGTCTGCATGCCGTAAAGGGAAAGGAGGGTCGCTTTGCAGGTTCTGCCAACGGATTGTTATCCGTGATGGATTTTTTCCGGCTTGTTCTAATCCCTTGGAAAAAAGTAAAAGAGTGCGGTCAGATCTGGATGATCGCCCGGTCCTTCATTCTCTGAATGGCTGCCTGGAACCCGTAAATTTTTTCCACCGGTATGCCGGTTCCTGCCGACAGGTTTTTTGCGTCTGCGGCAAGCAGTGCGGACACATCAGCGATTCCCGCCTGTAGCAGCGGCAGGACCATCACTTCCGTGATCCCACTGACCGTCATGAGATCTTTTTTGCTCTTTTCGATCTGGGGGCGGGTGATCTTTTTTGGCACGGGACGTTTGAGTGCAGTACAGACCATCTCGGCATGCCGGTATACCGTGTCAAGACTGATGCCGGACCGGTCGGCAAGGACAACCGGGTGAACCGTGCAGAAATCCTCCGGGGTCAGGATCCGTGCGGCATGGTACTTTTTTATGCTTGCTGCGGGAATTCCGATCTCTTTGAACACCTGCATCGTATGAAACGCCTGTGCTTCTCCTATCACGGATCCTGCCTCCTGCTCGCTGATGCCGGCTTTTTTGAGTTCGGCCCCCTGTGACCGTGCGAGGCCGGCGATATCGGTGATCCCGGCTTCTTTAAGCGATTTCAGGATCGCGGCATAGCTCATGCCCTTCCGGGGGACGAGGTGGTTGCGCAGGAACTTGCGGCATTCAGACCGTTTCTTCAAAATCGCCATCTCCGCTTCCGCATCACGCACCAGAGCACCGGCCTCTGCGGCTGAAATATCGAGTGCGGTTGCCAGCCATTCCGGGGGGCTTTTTACAATGTCTGCCGCGCTGTAGATATGGCGGGCTTCGAGTTTTTCCAGCAGTGCCGGGGTAAGTGAGGGGATCTCTGATAACGATTCCCGGTTGCTGCTGATGTGGTGGCAGAGCGGGCAGCCGATGTCCCATGGGCGGGCACCTTTCCGTACGAGACGGACATGGTTCAGCCTGTGCTTTTTGCATACCTCATCGGTCCGGACAGCCCAGCCCCACTGGGCCACCGGGAGACCGATGTTGAATGTGCACCCGGGATAGCGCGAGCACCCGATGAACTGGGTAGACCCCCGCAGGTGTTTGATCGCGAGCGTCCCGTTACCGCAGACCGGGCATGCACCGAGGTTCATCTCTTCTGCAGTCCGGTTCCGGATATCGTCGCCGATCACCTGTTCATGAGCTTCGAGCTGGTCGAACGCCGCATGGAGCATCTCTCGGGACTCTTTTATCACGTCCTCCCGGGTACGTTTGCTCTCCTTGATCTGCTGCATGTGGGCTTCAAGTGTCTGCGTCATGCCAGGTTTTGTAATCGCATCGGCATGCTGTTCCATCGATTCGGTTACAACCCTGCCGACAAGGGTGGGGTGAAGCGGGCTGCCCTCCACATATTTGCGGGAGACGAGTTTTGCGATCACTTCGTGCCGGGTGCTTTTCGTGCCCAGCCCCAGTTCCTCCATCCGCTGGATCAGCCTGCTCTGGGTATACCGCGCAGGAGGCTGGGTCTGCTTCTCATCGAGCATGACCTTGTTGACCGGCAGATTCTCGCCCACTGAAAATGGCGGCAGCACGGTCTCTTTTGCCTCGGAGAACGGGTACACGGTGTGCCAGCCGGGTCTTGTGAGCTGCCCGCCGGTTGCTGTATACTCCTCACCCCCGGCATCGAACAGGACCCTGAGCGTCTTCCACTGAGCATCGGGCGCCAGTGTTGCGAGGAACCGGCGGAGCACCAGCTCGTAAATTCTGAACGCATCGTCCCCGATCATGTCCCGGTTTGCTGCGCCTGTCGGATGGATGGGGGGGTGATCGGTCGAGAACTTCTTGCCCCGCGTCGGGGTGTCGCGCCGGTGCGCCATGACCCAGTCCACATCCTTCCTGAAGGGGGTGTTCTGGATTGTCCTTAAGATCCCGTTGAGGTCAAGGGACGGGGGATAGACCGTGTTGTCGGTCCTCGGGTATGAGATATACCCGTTCATGTACAGGTCCTCGGCGACCCGCATCGCGTTTGCTGCGGAAAAGTTGAGCCGTGCCGCGGCGACGATGAAGGTTGTGGTGTCAAACGGGGAGGGCGCCCGGTCCTGCTTTGTGCCAACCTTTACATCGGTTACAACAAGCGGTGCCCGTGTCCGGTCGTGCGCCGCCTGTGCTGCAGCCTTTTCCTTAAACCGGCCCTTCGTGTGACGGGCTTCAATGATTTCCTTGTTTTTCTCCGTTTCTAAAGCGAGCTGCCAGTAGGTCTCCGGGACAAACGATTCGATCTCTTTCTCCCGGTCAACGATCATGGCAAGCGTGGGTGTCTGCACCCGCCCGACCGAGAGGATGTTCTGGCCTCCCCTGCGGGCAGAGAGCGAGATGAAACGGGTGAGCGACGCCCCCCACATCAGGTCGATCGACTGGCGTGCCTCTCCGGCGGCGGCAAGTGCAAAATCGAGTTCTGTCGTGTGGGAGAACGCGTGGCTGATCTCCTGCGGCGTGATCGCGGAGAACCTTGCCCGGTCGACCGGGACTTTTAAATTGGCAGCCCGGATCAGTTCGAATGCCTCTTTCCCTATCAGTTCGCCCTCGGTATCAAAATCGGTGGCGATTGTGACCCGGTCTGCCTTCCGTGCGAGTTTCTGGAGAAGGTACACGATCTTCTTCTCGGTCGGAACCTTGATCGTTTTGGCGTCTATCAGGCTCCGTGGGGTGGACTGCTCGCTGCGCCAGTTCTGGTAGCCTGGTTCAAAGTCCACCTCGACGACATGTCCCCGTAACCCGATGGTCACGGTCTCCCCGAAAGTGTATGTCGAGACGCCCACCTCTTTCTTCTCGGTTACTTTTTTTGCACCGGCCAGGATCTGTGCAATGCGGCGCGCCGAAATGTTCTTTTCCGCGACAATGACATGCACGGCACTCACTCCCCCTCTTTTTTGAGAGATCCGACAATAAGCCGGTTCAGCTCACCGGGGTCAGACCGCCCGC
Above is a genomic segment from Methanoregula sp. containing:
- a CDS encoding phosphoglycerol geranylgeranyltransferase, with the protein product MKWKDWVHVTKLDPDKQLKPGDIDAIAASGTDALMLSGTLNVTQENLSALLKQVKAYSLPLVMEPAGPEAVLVQGIDYVFLPSVMNTTDVQWIVGKHRIWVQQQKQQVPWERIVPEAYIVLNPDSSVGRVTKSNCNLKSEEVAAYTTIADHYFHFPIVYIEYSGTYGNPDLVKAASDALDRSILYYGGGINSAEKAAQMSKYADTIVVGNAVYDQGASVLKATVDAVQ
- a CDS encoding DNA topoisomerase I, which encodes MHVIVAEKNISARRIAQILAGAKKVTEKKEVGVSTYTFGETVTIGLRGHVVEVDFEPGYQNWRSEQSTPRSLIDAKTIKVPTEKKIVYLLQKLARKADRVTIATDFDTEGELIGKEAFELIRAANLKVPVDRARFSAITPQEISHAFSHTTELDFALAAAGEARQSIDLMWGASLTRFISLSARRGGQNILSVGRVQTPTLAMIVDREKEIESFVPETYWQLALETEKNKEIIEARHTKGRFKEKAAAQAAHDRTRAPLVVTDVKVGTKQDRAPSPFDTTTFIVAAARLNFSAANAMRVAEDLYMNGYISYPRTDNTVYPPSLDLNGILRTIQNTPFRKDVDWVMAHRRDTPTRGKKFSTDHPPIHPTGAANRDMIGDDAFRIYELVLRRFLATLAPDAQWKTLRVLFDAGGEEYTATGGQLTRPGWHTVYPFSEAKETVLPPFSVGENLPVNKVMLDEKQTQPPARYTQSRLIQRMEELGLGTKSTRHEVIAKLVSRKYVEGSPLHPTLVGRVVTESMEQHADAITKPGMTQTLEAHMQQIKESKRTREDVIKESREMLHAAFDQLEAHEQVIGDDIRNRTAEEMNLGACPVCGNGTLAIKHLRGSTQFIGCSRYPGCTFNIGLPVAQWGWAVRTDEVCKKHRLNHVRLVRKGARPWDIGCPLCHHISSNRESLSEIPSLTPALLEKLEARHIYSAADIVKSPPEWLATALDISAAEAGALVRDAEAEMAILKKRSECRKFLRNHLVPRKGMSYAAILKSLKEAGITDIAGLARSQGAELKKAGISEQEAGSVIGEAQAFHTMQVFKEIGIPAASIKKYHAARILTPEDFCTVHPVVLADRSGISLDTVYRHAEMVCTALKRPVPKKITRPQIEKSKKDLMTVSGITEVMVLPLLQAGIADVSALLAADAKNLSAGTGIPVEKIYGFQAAIQRMKDRAIIQI